From Parus major isolate Abel chromosome 1A, Parus_major1.1, whole genome shotgun sequence, the proteins below share one genomic window:
- the REP15 gene encoding rab15 effector protein, translating into MWKLPPPAEKMGQKVSQEDNQENKAETLVICEVFSQGVLHASRKLEDYLGFVDPQSKFKPATNTLSEIFLVNFISFCMGKGMEEQIMTSKMTKQQSSLFGVDWIWTLCGSDKQIKLQIAVQALQPAELFHGEGPAEDCCREAALADECFQNMSRFEKLAEFCRLVGRDCLGLFIVFGVPGKPKDIRGVLLDSIAKEEQKCHLSGRNALRQFVTSTDSSLPTKDMLENCLGTRNGLKDMGNVYINFV; encoded by the coding sequence ATGTGGAAACTACCTCCTCCGGCAGAGAAAATGGGCCAGAAGGTCTCCCAGGAGGACAACCAGGAGAACAAGGCTGAAACTCTGGTCATCTGTGAAGTCTTCAGCCAGGGTGTGCTCCATGCATCTCGAAAGCTGGAAGACTATCTCGGTTTTGTGGATCCTCAAAGCAAGTTCAAGCCAGCCACAAACACGCTGAGTGAGATCTTCCTGGTCAACTTCATCAGCTTCTGCATGGGAAAGGGCATGGAGGAGCAGATCATGACCAGCAAAATGACCAAGCAGCAGTCCTCCCTGTTTGGAGTGGACTGGATCTGGACTCTGTGTGGGTCTGACAAGCAGATCAAGCTCCAGATCGCCGTGCAGGCTTTGCAGCCGGCCGAGCTCTTCCACGGCGAGGGTCCTGCCGAGGATTGCTGCCGGGAGGCTGCGCTGGCCGACGAGTGCTTCCAGAACATGAGCAGGTTTGAGAAGCTGGCTGAGTTCTGCCGCCTGGTGGGACGGGACTGCCTGGGCTTGTTCATCGTGTTCGGTGTGCCGGGGAAGCCCAAGGACATCCGAGGAGTCCTGCTGGACAGCATTGCCAAGGAGGAGCAAAAATGCCACCTGTCGGGCAGGAACGCGCTGCGGCAATTTGTCACCAGCACTGACAGCTCCCTGCCCACAAAAGACATGTTGGAAAATTGCCTGGGCACCAGAAATGGGCTGAAGGACATGGGCAATGTGTACATAAACTTTGTGtga